From the genome of Phycodurus eques isolate BA_2022a chromosome 22, UOR_Pequ_1.1, whole genome shotgun sequence, one region includes:
- the LOC133396946 gene encoding ninjurin-2-like isoform X3: MMQGLGKTERADQGRDMDLTSLRSTMPAGGPLQGSSASNLNMNLYATKKTAAEGMLDIALFLANITHMKTVIEQGAGYRYYAAVLTLISFSLALQIVAGILIIIIARRDLDDEANHKRLDSLNNSATVVIFLVFVTNIFISVFGMERTGLFARMHF; this comes from the exons ATGATGCAGGGACTCGGAAAGACAGAGCGCGCCGACCAAGGCCGAGACATGGACCTAACGTCGCTGAGATCCACCATGCCGGCCGGCGGTCCCCTGCAG ggTAGCTCGGCCTCTAACCTGAACATGAACCTGTATGCCACCAAGAAAACTGCGGCCGAGGGCATGCTGGACATCGCTCTCTTCCTGGCCAACATCACACACATGAAGACGGTCATCGAGCAGGGGGCGGGATACAG GTACTACGCAGCCGTCCTGACTCTCATCTCCTTCTCGCTGGCACTTCAGATCGTCGCCGGGATCCTGATCATTATCATTG CTCGGCGAGACCTCGACGACGAGGCCAACCACAAGCGTCTGGACAGCCTCAACAACAGCGCCACCGTCGTCATCTTCCTCGTCTTCGTCACCAACATCTTCATCTCAGTCTTTGGGATGGAGCGCACAGGGCTCTTTGCCAGGATGCACTTTTAA
- the LOC133396946 gene encoding ninjurin-2-like isoform X1 has product MMQGLGKTERADQGRDMDLTSLRSTMPAGGPLQGSSASNLNMNLYATKKTAAEGMLDIALFLANITHMKTVIEQGAGYRYYAAVLTLISFSLALQIVAGILIIIIARVELTLLPSYQRLLNFLNNLTTAIIFLTLLVNIIKSAFGTQRSCLLRWMFQRFVL; this is encoded by the exons ATGATGCAGGGACTCGGAAAGACAGAGCGCGCCGACCAAGGCCGAGACATGGACCTAACGTCGCTGAGATCCACCATGCCGGCCGGCGGTCCCCTGCAG ggTAGCTCGGCCTCTAACCTGAACATGAACCTGTATGCCACCAAGAAAACTGCGGCCGAGGGCATGCTGGACATCGCTCTCTTCCTGGCCAACATCACACACATGAAGACGGTCATCGAGCAGGGGGCGGGATACAG GTACTACGCAGCCGTCCTGACTCTCATCTCCTTCTCGCTGGCACTTCAGATCGTCGCCGGGATCCTGATCATTATCATTG ctCGTGTCGAGCTGACCCTGCTCCCCTCATACCAGCGGCTCTTAAACTTCCTCAACAATCTGACCACAGCCATCATCTTCCTCACCCTGCTTGTCAACATCATCAAGTCCGCTTTTGGCACACAACGCAGCTGCCTACTGCGATGGATGTTTCAGCGTTTTGTACTGTAA
- the LOC133396946 gene encoding ninjurin-2-like isoform X2 produces MMQGLGKTERADQGRDMDLTSLRSTMPAGGPLQGSSASNLNMNLYATKKTAAEGMLDIALFLANITHMKTVIEQGAGYRYYAAVLTLISFSLALQIVAGILIIIIGRRDVNNSTLQKRLDYLNNVTTVIVFITTVLNLFISTFGMQRTGHFPWLMMRIH; encoded by the exons ATGATGCAGGGACTCGGAAAGACAGAGCGCGCCGACCAAGGCCGAGACATGGACCTAACGTCGCTGAGATCCACCATGCCGGCCGGCGGTCCCCTGCAG ggTAGCTCGGCCTCTAACCTGAACATGAACCTGTATGCCACCAAGAAAACTGCGGCCGAGGGCATGCTGGACATCGCTCTCTTCCTGGCCAACATCACACACATGAAGACGGTCATCGAGCAGGGGGCGGGATACAG GTACTACGCAGCCGTCCTGACTCTCATCTCCTTCTCGCTGGCACTTCAGATCGTCGCCGGGATCCTGATCATTATCATTG GGCGCCGGGACGTGAATAACTCCACCCTACAAAAGCGCTTGGACTACTTGAACAATGTAACTACCGTCATAGTGTTCATCACCACCGTGCTCAACTTATTCATCAGCACTTTTGGCATGCAGCGCACCGGACACTTCCCGTGGCTGATGATGCGAATTCACTGA